A section of the Pseudanabaena mucicola str. Chao 1806 genome encodes:
- a CDS encoding IS630 family transposase, with amino-acid sequence MRLEYQLMMWAIETNNLVFIDESRTNLNMARTYARSKKGTRVHGCKPHNKGKNLTIIAAISITGVIAALSFFGSNNAVTFLFYVTEVLVPQLNDTMVVVMDNLNLHCSDEVRTAIEHTGAKLIFLPTYSPDLSPIEMFWSKVKSILRSIAPITTEQFHEAITLAFNSVSESDFFGWFYECDARTTLI; translated from the coding sequence TTGAGACTAGAATATCAACTGATGATGTGGGCAATCGAAACCAATAATCTGGTGTTTATCGATGAGTCAAGAACAAACCTAAATATGGCTAGGACTTATGCAAGGTCAAAAAAAGGCACAAGGGTGCATGGCTGTAAACCACACAACAAAGGTAAAAATTTAACCATAATCGCGGCGATCTCCATTACGGGTGTAATTGCGGCTCTATCATTTTTTGGTAGTAACAATGCGGTAACTTTTTTGTTTTATGTGACTGAGGTACTTGTACCTCAGCTAAACGATACGATGGTCGTCGTGATGGACAATCTCAATCTCCACTGTAGCGATGAGGTCAGAACTGCGATTGAGCATACTGGCGCTAAACTGATTTTCTTACCCACTTATTCTCCTGATTTATCACCGATTGAGATGTTTTGGTCTAAAGTCAAATCTATTCTGCGTTCGATTGCTCCGATAACCACTGAGCAGTTTCATGAGGCTATCACTCTCGCTTTCAATTCTGTTTCTGAATCTGACTTCTTTGGCTGGTTTTATGAATGTGATGCTCGTACCACGCTCATTTGA
- a CDS encoding ATP-binding protein has translation MIEPIGYILGTKDATPLEFWVAVSDGKVLRLDDVVQVKTDRPDKKGVVNFYGVVDHVRTIHEGTQFDTDTFLVTTGSMPVNVSYAAHIQVTRIEPEEYLPPQPSDAVYLAEDENLRFALNFDGMEQRISAGIMRNGSPAYLNYEFIDGTKGAHVNISGISGVATKTSFALFILHSIFNSAALGSKRANTKALIFNVKGEDLFFLDKPNNKIREEDHASYHILDLPVEPFRDVRFCVAPKKNTQEIEPHLDQRSDNISAYVWGMREFCRDRLFRFLFAGDDLERGNIGFLASIVEERLARLAADNDKYDKKLGFLPRTSLDLDDSYGEDGKDKVETFRDLIEFLEDKLVENPDQKWLGRNAPATAEALTRRMWGIADEMGHLVRGDLPAEELQKYKLDPLAAEYQLTIADINKLGSKAQKFVVGVLLQKLFMEKEKRGQYPVVFIVLDELNKYAPKEGRSPIKDLLVEIAERGRSLGIILIGAQQTASEVERRVVGQAAVRVVGRLDSAEVERPEYNFLTGACRKRSLLLKSGSMFIHQPEVPSPLLVGFPFPAYATRLREVQINEIEKKIMDKKVKRL, from the coding sequence ATGATCGAGCCGATAGGATATATCTTGGGAACCAAAGATGCGACCCCCCTTGAGTTTTGGGTAGCGGTAAGTGATGGCAAAGTCCTACGTCTGGATGATGTCGTGCAGGTGAAAACCGATCGCCCCGATAAAAAAGGTGTCGTCAACTTCTATGGTGTCGTCGATCATGTGCGAACTATTCATGAAGGAACCCAATTTGATACGGATACATTTCTCGTTACCACTGGCAGTATGCCCGTAAATGTCTCCTATGCCGCACATATCCAAGTCACTCGCATTGAACCTGAAGAATATCTGCCACCACAACCTAGCGATGCAGTCTATTTAGCCGAAGATGAGAATTTGCGCTTTGCATTGAATTTTGATGGTATGGAGCAGCGCATCTCCGCAGGAATCATGCGAAATGGCAGTCCTGCCTATTTGAATTACGAATTTATCGATGGCACAAAGGGCGCTCATGTCAATATTTCAGGGATTTCAGGTGTGGCGACCAAGACTTCCTTTGCCCTGTTTATTCTCCATTCCATTTTCAATTCAGCAGCCCTAGGTTCTAAGAGAGCAAATACGAAGGCGCTAATTTTTAATGTTAAGGGAGAAGATTTATTCTTTTTAGATAAGCCTAATAACAAAATAAGGGAAGAGGATCATGCGAGTTATCACATTCTCGATCTACCCGTAGAACCATTCCGTGATGTCAGATTTTGCGTTGCGCCTAAGAAAAATACTCAGGAAATCGAACCCCATCTCGATCAACGTTCCGATAATATTTCCGCCTATGTCTGGGGAATGCGTGAATTTTGTCGCGATCGCCTATTTCGTTTCTTATTTGCAGGTGATGACCTAGAGCGAGGAAATATTGGCTTTTTAGCGAGTATTGTTGAGGAGCGCTTAGCCAGACTAGCTGCGGATAATGACAAGTATGATAAGAAGTTAGGATTTTTGCCAAGAACTAGTCTCGATTTAGATGATAGCTATGGCGAAGATGGCAAGGATAAAGTGGAAACCTTTCGAGATTTGATTGAATTTCTCGAAGATAAGTTGGTGGAGAATCCCGATCAGAAATGGCTAGGGCGTAATGCTCCTGCGACAGCCGAGGCGCTCACTCGTCGGATGTGGGGGATTGCTGACGAAATGGGGCATCTGGTGCGCGGCGATCTGCCTGCGGAGGAGTTACAAAAGTATAAGCTCGATCCTCTGGCGGCGGAATATCAGTTAACGATCGCGGATATCAACAAACTTGGTAGCAAAGCACAAAAGTTTGTCGTGGGCGTATTGTTACAAAAGCTGTTCATGGAAAAGGAAAAGCGCGGACAATATCCCGTAGTCTTTATCGTGCTCGATGAGTTGAACAAATATGCACCCAAGGAGGGTCGTAGCCCGATCAAAGATTTGTTAGTGGAAATTGCTGAACGCGGGCGATCGCTAGGCATCATCTTAATTGGCGCTCAACAAACTGCCTCTGAGGTGGAGCGTCGTGTCGTCGGGCAAGCAGCAGTGCGCGTTGTCGGTCGTCTTGACTCCGCCGAAGTAGAACGCCCTGAATATAATTTTTTAACTGGAGCCTGTCGCAAGCGATCGCTGCTATTAAAGTCTGGCAGTATGTTTATCCATCAGCCTGAAGTGCCATCACCTCTCCTAGTTGGTTTTCCCTTCCCAGCCTATGCAACGCGCTTACGAGAAGTCCAGATCAATGAAATAGAGAAAAAAATAATGGACAAAAAAGTGAAGCGTCTATAA
- a CDS encoding DUF433 domain-containing protein gives MKLQRITFNPAVMGGKPCIRGMRITVGTIVGLVAAGYSPDKILEAYPYLEKEDIFAALSYAA, from the coding sequence ATGAAATTACAACGAATTACGTTTAATCCTGCGGTGATGGGTGGTAAGCCCTGTATAAGAGGAATGAGGATCACAGTGGGAACTATCGTGGGGCTGGTGGCGGCTGGCTATTCTCCTGATAAAATTTTGGAGGCTTATCCTTATTTAGAGAAAGAAGATATTTTTGCGGCTCTATCTTATGCAGCTTAA
- a CDS encoding addiction module antidote protein yields MNKVTTSLWDPAEHLETKEDMAAYLEAALEDGDPNLVVAALGDIARSKGMTNVARETGLGRESLYKSLSIDGNPEFATVLRVIQSLGIRLRATPV; encoded by the coding sequence ATGAACAAAGTTACAACCTCTCTTTGGGATCCAGCAGAACATCTAGAAACGAAAGAAGATATGGCAGCTTATCTCGAAGCCGCTCTTGAAGATGGCGATCCTAATTTAGTGGTAGCAGCATTAGGAGATATTGCTCGATCTAAAGGAATGACAAATGTTGCGCGTGAAACAGGATTAGGTCGTGAAAGCCTTTATAAATCTTTGTCAATTGACGGTAACCCAGAATTTGCAACTGTTTTAAGAGTTATACAGTCACTTGGCATCCGTTTACGAGCTACTCCTGTATAA
- the drmD gene encoding DISARM system SNF2-like helicase DrmD, whose translation MPFYQAHEQAQALPEQGQLVKVRGRTFAVMNVQASGMMANPVHLAKLPNHHLLTLASIEDEGLGEELEVVWELEKGAKLFEERELPYPSALDRPEVFAAFLDAVKWGAVSRGDRQGVQSPFRSGIDIEDYQLDPVVRAVQMPRVNLLIADDVGLGKTIEAGLVAQELTLRQRAHRMLIICPSALQVQWQEQMRDKFGLDFRIVNSELMRDLRRRRGLHTNPWGHYPRLITSIDFIKRDRPLRLLRESLPSEGESIYPRRIDLLIVDEAHNIAPSAGGRYAVDSQRTGAVRFLVPHCEHKLFLSATPHNGYSESFTALLELLDSQRFAREILPDPKQLNLIMIRRLKRELPPNWDGTPRFPERCLEAIAVPYTDAERAANRKLNEYTKLRREGATNKLEQTATEFVLKLLKKRLFSSPQAFLTTLIKHEESLKKGKSLSKRLAQPSVGLLRRQIEDIEEEFADDDLYEESTSAAIATSTVLWRSLSTQEQNLLSDLKAWAEQTARQVDSKAEQLLTWIDQHIRPNGQWSEERVIIFTEYRTTQKWLADLLLSRGLGQGDRLMTLYGGMNSDDREKVKAAFQTHPQVSPVRILLATDAASEGLDLQNYCSKLIHYEIPWNPNRMEQRNGRIDRHGQRADKVQIYHFVGQGYQNQVMRDVKAGDLEGDLEFLMRAALKINNIREDLGKVGPVIAAQVEEAMLGKRVRLDTAQAEKDAEPMRRLLKFERQVQKDIEKLKEKLDQTRQELRLEPSNIQSVVQVGLHLAGQPELIPIEDDPDAFYLQAFRGSWAVCNQGLAHPHTGEIRPITFNPDRARHKDDVVLAHLNHRLVQMCLRLLRAEVWLRGQTKKINRVTALQIPNHLSAEPVVVAYGRLVILGSDQQRLNEEVITVGGAIRGGKFVRLNVLELSNLLQSATSEPVPESMTNKLIGLWDTYAEPLKRSLESRMGDRQNSLQKQLADRAQQESADIEAILTELQQSIEKELADTDKPLQLELFSNDEREQFERNRQGLELRLQQIPDELKKEQEIIRQRYADPQPRLFPLAIAFLIPPKLF comes from the coding sequence ATGCCATTTTATCAAGCTCACGAACAAGCTCAGGCCTTGCCAGAACAAGGGCAGTTAGTCAAAGTACGGGGTCGGACTTTTGCGGTGATGAATGTCCAAGCTTCGGGCATGATGGCGAATCCTGTGCACCTTGCGAAGTTGCCGAACCACCATTTGCTAACTCTTGCTTCAATTGAGGATGAGGGTTTGGGGGAAGAGTTAGAGGTGGTATGGGAACTAGAGAAGGGGGCAAAGCTATTTGAAGAGAGGGAATTACCCTATCCCAGTGCTTTGGATCGTCCTGAAGTGTTTGCAGCGTTTTTGGATGCGGTCAAGTGGGGAGCAGTATCTAGGGGCGATCGCCAAGGTGTGCAGTCACCTTTTCGCAGTGGCATTGACATTGAGGATTATCAACTCGATCCTGTGGTGCGGGCGGTGCAGATGCCAAGGGTGAATCTGTTGATTGCTGATGATGTGGGTTTAGGGAAGACCATTGAGGCGGGACTGGTGGCGCAGGAGTTAACCTTGCGGCAAAGGGCACATCGGATGTTAATTATTTGTCCATCAGCGTTGCAGGTGCAGTGGCAAGAGCAGATGCGCGATAAGTTTGGCTTAGATTTTCGGATTGTGAATAGTGAGTTAATGCGAGATTTGCGGCGGCGGCGCGGGCTGCATACTAATCCTTGGGGGCATTATCCGCGTTTAATTACTTCCATTGATTTTATTAAGCGCGATCGCCCGTTACGGTTATTACGCGAATCATTGCCATCGGAAGGTGAGTCGATCTATCCTAGAAGGATTGATTTATTAATTGTTGATGAAGCCCATAATATCGCACCGTCGGCGGGTGGTAGATACGCTGTGGACTCGCAACGAACGGGAGCCGTAAGATTTTTAGTTCCCCATTGTGAGCATAAGTTATTTCTATCGGCAACGCCCCATAATGGTTATAGTGAGAGCTTTACGGCGCTATTGGAACTATTGGATTCTCAACGCTTTGCAAGGGAGATTCTACCTGATCCTAAGCAGTTGAATTTGATCATGATCCGTCGTCTCAAGCGGGAATTGCCGCCCAATTGGGATGGTACGCCGCGCTTTCCAGAGAGATGCTTGGAGGCGATCGCTGTTCCCTATACTGATGCCGAGCGTGCAGCTAATCGCAAGCTCAATGAATATACAAAATTGCGAAGAGAAGGGGCGACTAATAAGCTAGAGCAGACTGCCACTGAGTTTGTATTGAAATTGCTAAAAAAGCGCTTATTCTCTAGTCCTCAAGCCTTTTTGACGACTTTAATCAAGCATGAGGAATCACTCAAAAAGGGTAAAAGTCTATCAAAACGTTTAGCGCAGCCATCGGTGGGGCTATTGCGGCGACAGATTGAAGATATTGAAGAAGAATTTGCCGATGATGATCTCTATGAAGAATCAACATCGGCGGCGATCGCGACAAGTACAGTGCTATGGCGATCGCTATCGACGCAAGAGCAAAATTTACTCTCAGATCTAAAGGCTTGGGCGGAACAAACAGCGCGTCAAGTTGATAGCAAAGCTGAGCAATTACTTACTTGGATAGATCAACATATTCGACCCAATGGGCAATGGTCAGAGGAGCGCGTAATTATTTTTACGGAATATCGGACTACGCAAAAATGGTTAGCAGATTTGTTGCTCAGTCGTGGGTTAGGACAGGGCGATCGCCTGATGACGCTCTATGGTGGCATGAATAGCGACGATCGCGAAAAAGTAAAAGCTGCCTTTCAAACCCATCCCCAAGTTTCGCCTGTACGGATCTTGCTGGCGACTGATGCCGCTTCTGAGGGTTTGGATTTGCAAAATTACTGCTCGAAGTTAATCCATTACGAAATCCCTTGGAATCCGAATCGCATGGAACAGCGCAATGGACGGATCGATCGCCACGGACAAAGGGCGGACAAGGTGCAGATCTATCACTTTGTGGGACAGGGCTATCAAAATCAGGTGATGCGTGATGTGAAGGCGGGCGATCTCGAAGGTGATCTGGAATTTTTGATGCGGGCGGCGTTGAAGATTAATAATATCCGTGAGGACTTGGGCAAGGTTGGTCCCGTGATCGCTGCACAGGTGGAGGAAGCGATGCTCGGCAAACGAGTGCGCCTCGATACGGCTCAAGCGGAAAAGGATGCGGAACCGATGCGCCGCCTACTTAAATTTGAGCGACAGGTACAAAAGGATATTGAGAAGCTAAAGGAGAAACTTGACCAGACCCGTCAGGAGTTGCGTCTCGAACCAAGCAATATTCAATCGGTGGTACAGGTGGGTCTGCATCTCGCAGGACAGCCTGAATTAATTCCCATTGAGGATGATCCTGATGCCTTCTATTTACAAGCATTTCGAGGCAGTTGGGCGGTGTGCAATCAGGGCTTAGCCCATCCCCATACAGGTGAAATCCGTCCGATTACCTTTAATCCCGATCGCGCTAGGCATAAAGATGATGTGGTACTTGCCCACCTCAATCATCGGTTAGTGCAGATGTGTTTGCGGTTGCTCAGAGCCGAGGTCTGGTTGCGGGGACAGACTAAAAAGATCAATCGCGTCACCGCACTCCAAATTCCCAATCATCTCAGTGCTGAGCCTGTGGTCGTCGCCTATGGGCGGCTGGTGATTTTGGGTAGCGATCAACAGCGTTTGAATGAAGAGGTGATTACGGTGGGTGGTGCGATTCGTGGCGGTAAGTTTGTGCGCTTGAATGTATTGGAACTCAGCAATTTATTGCAAAGTGCTACGTCTGAGCCTGTCCCAGAATCAATGACTAATAAGCTGATTGGGCTATGGGATACTTACGCGGAGCCGTTAAAAAGAAGTCTGGAATCTCGGATGGGCGATCGCCAAAATTCTTTGCAAAAGCAATTAGCTGATCGCGCTCAACAGGAGAGTGCGGATATTGAGGCAATTCTGACGGAATTGCAACAGAGTATCGAGAAGGAGCTTGCGGATACGGATAAGCCATTACAGCTAGAACTGTTTAGCAATGATGAGAGGGAACAGTTTGAGCGCAATCGTCAAGGGTTGGAGTTGCGGCTCCAGCAGATTCCTGATGAACTTAAAAAGGAGCAGGAAATTATTCGCCAAAGGTATGCTGACCCACAACCGAGGTTATTTCCTTTAGCGATCGCCTTTCTTATACCGCCAAAGTTGTTTTAA
- the ahcY gene encoding adenosylhomocysteinase, whose translation MTTTIAPETVTVKHEIKDITLAPLGKQRIEWASREMPVLRQIRDRFAAEKPLAGIRIAACCHVTTETANLAIALKAAGADAVLIASNPLSTQDDVAASLVYDHGISVFAIKGEDNATYHRHVEFALAHHPHIIVDDGSDVTTSLVLHHADQIPEIIGTTEETTTGLVRLNAMFKDGKLTFPAIAVNDAETKHFFDNRYGTGQSTLDGIIRATNILLAGKVIVVAGYGWCGKGVALRAKGLGANVVVTEINPVAAIEAAMDGFRVLPMSEAAKVGDIFITVTGNKHVIRREHFENMKDGAIVANSGHFDLEIDLVALNDLSESASFVRNFTQEYKLKSGKSVIVIGEGRLVNLAAAEGHPASVMDMSFANQALACEFLVKNKGKLPAGVVPIPKDIDQEIARLKLQAMGITIDTLTPEQVHYLNSWTEGT comes from the coding sequence ATGACCACTACCATTGCGCCCGAAACCGTGACCGTTAAGCACGAGATTAAGGACATCACTCTTGCACCTCTAGGCAAACAACGCATCGAATGGGCTAGCCGCGAAATGCCCGTATTACGTCAAATTCGCGATCGCTTTGCTGCCGAAAAGCCCCTTGCAGGTATCCGCATCGCCGCTTGCTGCCACGTCACCACCGAAACCGCAAACCTTGCGATCGCCCTCAAAGCGGCTGGCGCAGATGCCGTATTGATCGCCAGCAATCCTCTTTCGACTCAAGATGACGTTGCTGCTTCCTTGGTTTACGATCACGGGATTTCGGTATTTGCAATCAAAGGTGAAGATAACGCTACTTACCATCGACACGTTGAATTTGCCCTTGCCCACCATCCCCACATCATTGTTGATGATGGTAGCGATGTCACCACTAGCTTAGTCCTACACCACGCCGATCAAATCCCTGAAATCATTGGTACTACCGAAGAAACCACCACAGGTTTAGTTCGCCTCAATGCGATGTTCAAGGATGGCAAGTTGACCTTCCCTGCGATCGCGGTTAATGACGCAGAAACCAAGCATTTCTTCGATAACCGTTACGGTACTGGTCAATCCACCCTCGACGGTATCATCCGCGCTACCAATATCCTATTAGCAGGTAAAGTGATCGTCGTCGCTGGCTATGGCTGGTGTGGTAAGGGTGTGGCGTTGCGTGCTAAGGGCTTAGGTGCAAACGTAGTTGTTACCGAAATCAACCCTGTTGCCGCGATCGAGGCTGCAATGGATGGTTTCCGCGTATTGCCTATGTCGGAAGCTGCTAAGGTTGGCGATATCTTTATTACCGTTACTGGTAACAAGCACGTTATCCGTCGTGAACATTTTGAAAACATGAAAGATGGCGCGATCGTCGCTAACTCTGGTCACTTTGATCTAGAAATCGACCTCGTTGCACTTAACGACCTCAGCGAATCGGCAAGCTTTGTGCGGAACTTCACTCAAGAGTACAAGCTGAAGTCTGGCAAGTCGGTCATCGTCATCGGTGAAGGTCGCCTAGTTAACCTTGCGGCTGCCGAAGGACACCCTGCGAGTGTGATGGACATGAGCTTTGCAAACCAAGCGCTTGCTTGTGAATTCCTTGTTAAGAACAAGGGCAAGTTGCCTGCGGGCGTTGTACCAATTCCTAAGGACATCGACCAAGAGATTGCACGTCTGAAGTTGCAAGCAATGGGTATCACCATTGACACCCTCACTCCTGAGCAAGTTCACTATCTCAATTCTTGGACTGAAGGAACATAA
- a CDS encoding type II toxin-antitoxin system RelE/ParE family toxin, translating to MIEIRETKIYSRWFKSLRDREARARIDIRIRRLSMGNPGDVKPIGKGVSELRIDYGAGYRVYFIQRGNTLIILLAGGDKRTQDRDIKTALDLSENL from the coding sequence ATGATTGAAATTCGGGAGACTAAAATCTATTCTCGGTGGTTCAAATCACTGCGCGATCGGGAAGCTAGGGCGCGTATCGACATTCGTATTCGGCGATTGTCTATGGGCAATCCTGGTGACGTAAAACCGATAGGAAAAGGTGTGTCAGAACTCCGTATTGACTATGGTGCAGGATACCGAGTGTATTTCATACAACGAGGTAATACGTTAATCATCTTGCTTGCAGGAGGCGATAAACGCACCCAAGATCGGGATATCAAAACAGCCTTAGACTTATCAGAAAACCTATAG
- a CDS encoding EVE domain-containing protein, whose product MAYWLLKSEPHVYSYADLERDRQTIWDGVNNNLALKHIRTMQPKDLALIYHTGDERRAMGIAEVVSLPYVDPELDDPKRAVVDVKAVRSLPQSVTLAQIKQNPDFAGFDLLRISRLSVVPVSEFHWQKILKLAEI is encoded by the coding sequence ATGGCTTATTGGCTTCTCAAAAGTGAACCTCATGTCTATTCTTATGCTGATCTAGAACGCGATCGCCAAACTATTTGGGATGGTGTCAATAATAATCTAGCTCTCAAGCATATCCGCACTATGCAGCCCAAGGATTTAGCCTTGATCTATCACACAGGCGATGAGCGTCGTGCAATGGGGATTGCTGAAGTGGTTAGTCTTCCCTATGTTGATCCAGAGCTAGATGATCCTAAACGTGCTGTTGTTGATGTCAAAGCTGTGCGATCGCTACCGCAATCTGTCACCCTTGCCCAAATCAAACAAAATCCTGATTTTGCAGGTTTTGACCTTCTTCGGATTAGTCGTCTTTCAGTTGTACCTGTATCAGAGTTCCACTGGCAAAAAATTTTGAAACTAGCTGAAATATAG
- a CDS encoding ankyrin repeat domain-containing protein — MKLTSSVLVAIAIATTFLPRASEALPRLSLQKTQSHQTLNASLTKQSQTSPVYSVPQNAILLEAVKNEDLDLAKLALSRNADPNTLDNNEEEALNGRAILQIAAENNSLEIAKLLIAYGANVNGNPKYTYIGGTPLSTAAAMGHLEIVKLLVNKGSKLDLAADGGYTALDEAIAENRAEVVQFLLERGMNPNYYVEGYTPLYDAASRGYTNIVRLLIKHGADVNFGNSFAKPLEIAIKKSHLEIIDILKKAGARSATL, encoded by the coding sequence ATGAAATTAACTTCTTCAGTCTTAGTAGCGATCGCGATCGCTACCACATTTTTGCCAAGAGCTTCTGAAGCTCTACCGAGGCTCAGCCTACAAAAAACGCAAAGTCATCAGACTCTAAATGCATCCTTAACTAAGCAGTCTCAAACAAGCCCAGTCTATTCCGTTCCACAGAATGCGATTCTACTGGAAGCGGTTAAGAATGAGGATTTGGATTTAGCGAAATTGGCTTTATCTCGAAACGCTGACCCTAATACTCTTGATAACAATGAGGAAGAAGCCTTAAACGGTAGAGCTATTTTACAAATTGCGGCTGAGAACAATAGTCTGGAAATTGCCAAACTATTAATTGCCTATGGGGCAAATGTGAATGGTAATCCAAAATATACCTATATTGGCGGTACTCCCTTATCTACAGCCGCAGCTATGGGGCATCTGGAAATCGTGAAACTGTTAGTTAATAAAGGCTCCAAACTGGATCTGGCGGCTGATGGCGGATATACGGCGCTTGATGAAGCGATCGCTGAAAATCGGGCTGAGGTGGTGCAATTTTTATTAGAACGTGGCATGAACCCTAACTATTATGTGGAGGGATATACGCCGCTTTATGATGCTGCTAGTCGTGGATATACCAACATTGTCCGTCTGCTAATCAAACATGGTGCGGATGTCAATTTTGGTAATAGCTTTGCGAAACCGTTAGAGATCGCTATCAAAAAAAGCCATCTCGAAATTATTGACATCCTCAAAAAAGCAGGGGCAAGATCAGCCACTCTGTGA
- a CDS encoding late competence development ComFB family protein, whose product MTSLKNVLEEIVVVEVQNQLKQLSKASREIINLSEVTAFALNRLPALYASNSRGWLQQRKRAHNELRDQVVSAVQNALLGVKRNPDRKDTHITAIKVETPAHVLVNLQKLFSKPSLLWQNVPEAFQETLTLVAQSSGYVELSTYDRNRIREIKSYLRRKGHDNDLENWRQLNTEIPNPDLNSYIISASYSVTNVLEDLVQQEVKNQLVNMANILPLKVGIADISAYVLNRLPPMYATTEQGLALQNRKAKKQMASQIESAVIQAMMTLSKKPRRLAIPLPYLKFDEDCEQAIKELRIIFQRDDITWRNITSLAEYAIAYEQNGMKSWQQQWRMLGQIYSEMYLTPGEAELSLNRNSEGEILIIHTHTREAFGWLADNPKDIGISALRIFPTVAVIELHSSVLDFSVDYTREDMVADGII is encoded by the coding sequence ATGACTAGCCTCAAAAATGTCCTTGAGGAAATCGTTGTCGTAGAAGTACAGAATCAGCTCAAGCAACTGAGCAAGGCTTCACGCGAAATAATTAACCTTAGTGAAGTAACTGCCTTTGCTTTGAATCGATTGCCAGCACTATATGCTAGTAATAGCCGAGGTTGGTTACAACAGCGCAAACGAGCCCACAATGAGTTGCGAGATCAGGTTGTAAGCGCCGTCCAAAATGCATTACTGGGTGTAAAGCGTAATCCAGATCGCAAAGACACCCATATCACAGCTATAAAAGTTGAAACCCCTGCCCATGTCTTGGTTAACTTACAAAAACTTTTTAGCAAACCGTCCCTATTATGGCAGAATGTGCCAGAAGCTTTTCAAGAAACACTTACCTTAGTGGCGCAATCCTCAGGATATGTGGAATTAAGTACCTACGATCGCAATCGCATTCGCGAAATCAAAAGCTATTTACGGCGTAAGGGGCATGATAATGATCTTGAAAATTGGCGTCAACTAAACACAGAAATACCTAATCCTGATCTAAATTCCTACATTATTTCTGCTTCATATTCAGTTACTAATGTTCTCGAAGATTTAGTGCAGCAGGAAGTAAAAAATCAATTAGTAAATATGGCAAATATCTTGCCGCTCAAGGTTGGTATTGCTGACATCTCGGCATATGTACTCAATCGACTACCGCCTATGTATGCAACTACTGAGCAAGGATTAGCTTTGCAAAACCGAAAGGCAAAAAAGCAAATGGCTAGTCAAATTGAGTCAGCAGTGATTCAAGCAATGATGACATTAAGTAAAAAGCCTCGTCGTCTTGCTATTCCACTTCCATATCTCAAGTTTGACGAAGATTGCGAACAGGCTATCAAAGAGCTACGCATCATTTTTCAACGAGATGATATTACATGGCGAAATATTACTTCTCTTGCAGAATATGCGATCGCCTATGAACAAAATGGGATGAAGTCATGGCAGCAACAGTGGCGGATGCTAGGACAAATTTATAGCGAAATGTATTTGACCCCTGGGGAAGCGGAATTATCATTAAACAGAAATTCTGAGGGCGAAATTTTAATCATTCATACTCATACTCGCGAGGCTTTTGGTTGGCTAGCTGATAATCCTAAAGACATAGGAATTAGTGCATTACGAATTTTTCCTACAGTTGCTGTAATTGAACTTCATTCGTCTGTCCTAGATTTTTCTGTTGATTACACCCGAGAAGATATGGTCGCAGACGGAATTATCTAA
- a CDS encoding type II toxin-antitoxin system VapC family toxin, whose protein sequence is MMTEVLVDTSALIAFFVGSEKHHLAVKNYFLSNSDSKWVILSTVFDETVTWLRVKISIRDSIAVGRLLRQEHRYVPLSETDDLATWEAFSRYDDKAWSYTDCSLLVMSQRLNIPTVVALDDHIRQMRGLGVNCVP, encoded by the coding sequence GTGATGACAGAAGTTCTAGTTGATACATCAGCACTAATTGCTTTTTTTGTTGGCTCCGAGAAACACCATCTAGCTGTAAAAAACTATTTCTTATCCAATTCTGATTCAAAATGGGTAATTCTCTCAACAGTTTTTGATGAGACAGTGACATGGCTTCGAGTCAAGATTTCAATTCGTGATTCTATTGCTGTTGGACGGCTATTACGTCAAGAGCATCGTTATGTTCCTTTATCGGAAACTGATGATCTCGCCACTTGGGAAGCATTTTCTCGTTATGACGACAAAGCTTGGAGTTATACGGATTGTTCATTGTTGGTAATGTCTCAGCGTTTAAATATCCCTACTGTCGTAGCTCTAGATGATCACATTCGACAAATGCGTGGTTTAGGTGTCAATTGCGTTCCCTAG